A window of the Echeneis naucrates chromosome 3, fEcheNa1.1, whole genome shotgun sequence genome harbors these coding sequences:
- the wt1b gene encoding WT1 transcription factor b isoform X4 has protein sequence MLTEPYGTMSMGSEVRDLTLLPPGPPVPSLPGTSGSCGMSVSSGQWTQLLDRHPSSPYNTLPSHHSLIKQEPGWGGSDSIEDPHCGLGAFTVHFSGQFTGSGPCRVGAFGEPSASQSRVFPNGPYLPSCVDSPPLPRNPGYGAVSIDNNPSCGHTPSHPTPQLPSLSFKHEDMLSPTSNIVDQQYPAPPPVFGCQNPSESCPGSQALLLRNYNSQTTSYDSEPTVPVPPPPMLVSAQYHIHTHSVFRGLQDVRRVPGITPNIARSSETNEKQPFICAYPGCSKKYFKLSHLQMHGRKHTGEKPYQCDFEDCGRGFSRSDQLKRHQRRHTGVKPFQCETCERKFSRSDHLKTHTRTHTGKTSEKPFICRWSNCQKKFARSDELVRHHSMHQRNLTKLQPAI, from the exons ATGCTCACTGAACCGTATGGAACCATGTCCATGGGGTCAGAAGTTCGAGATCTGACCCTCCTCCCTCCGGGGCCTCCTGTGCCATCATTACCAGGAACCAGTGGTAGCTGTGGGATGTCTGTTAGCAGTGGCCAGTGGACCCAACTGTTGGACCGCCACCCTAGCTCTCCCTACAACACCCTGCCCTCCCACCACTCCCTCATCAAGCAGGAACCAGGTTGGGGGGGCAGTGACTCCATTGAGGATCCCCATTGTGGACTTGGGGCCTTCACTGTGCACTTCTCAGGCCAGTTCACAGGGTCAGGCCCCTGTCGTGTTGGGGCCTTTGGAGAACCAAGTGCAAGTCAATCCAGAGTGTTTCCCAATGGACCCTACCTGCCCAGCTGTGTGGACAGCCCCCCTTTACCAAGAAATCCCG gTTATGGAGCAGTAAGTATAGACAACAACCCAAGTTGTGGTCACACGCCATCTCACCCTACCCCTCAGCTCCCCAGTCTGTCCTTCAAACATGAGGACATGCTGTCACCAACAAGCAACATAG ttgaCCAACAGTACCCAGCTCCTCCTCCCGTGTTTGGCTGCCAGAATCCTTCAGAGTCGTGTCCAGGCAGCCAAGCCCTGCTGCTCAGAAACTACAACAG CCAAACAACCAGCTACGACAGTGAGCCCACAGTTCCAGTCCCACCTCCACCCATGCTTGTCAGTGCCCAgtaccacatacacacacacagtgttttcaGAGGACTGCAG GATGTCAGACGGGTACCGGGTATTACTCCTAACATTGCAAGGTCTTCAGAGACCAATGAGAAACAACCATTTATATGTGCTTATCCTGGCTGCAGCAAGAAATACTTTAAATTGTCACATCTGCAGATGCATGGACGGAAACACACAG GAGAGAAACCTTACCAGTGTGATTTTGAAGACTGTGGCCGTGGATTCTCTCGTTCAGACCAGTTAAAGAGGCACCAACGCAGGCACACAG GAGTGAAGCCTTTTCAATGCGAGACATGTGAGAGAAAGTTTTCACGGTCAGATCATCTTAAGACTCACACTCGGACTCATACAGGTAAAACAA GTGAAAAGCCCTTCATCTGCCGCTGGTCCAACTGTCAGAAGAAGTTTGCCCGCTCTGACGAGCTGGTGCGCCATCACAGCATGCACCAGAGGAACCTGACCAAGTTGCAGCCTGCCATCTGA
- the wt1b gene encoding WT1 transcription factor b isoform X2 produces the protein MLTEPYGTMSMGSEVRDLTLLPPGPPVPSLPGTSGSCGMSVSSGQWTQLLDRHPSSPYNTLPSHHSLIKQEPGWGGSDSIEDPHCGLGAFTVHFSGQFTGSGPCRVGAFGEPSASQSRVFPNGPYLPSCVDSPPLPRNPGYGAVSIDNNPSCGHTPSHPTPQLPSLSFKHEDMLSPTSNIVDQQYPAPPPVFGCQNPSESCPGSQALLLRNYNSDDVYQMASQLECVTWNQMNTLASSMKSGSQTTSYDSEPTVPVPPPPMLVSAQYHIHTHSVFRGLQDVRRVPGITPNIARSSETNEKQPFICAYPGCSKKYFKLSHLQMHGRKHTGEKPYQCDFEDCGRGFSRSDQLKRHQRRHTGVKPFQCETCERKFSRSDHLKTHTRTHTGEKPFICRWSNCQKKFARSDELVRHHSMHQRNLTKLQPAI, from the exons ATGCTCACTGAACCGTATGGAACCATGTCCATGGGGTCAGAAGTTCGAGATCTGACCCTCCTCCCTCCGGGGCCTCCTGTGCCATCATTACCAGGAACCAGTGGTAGCTGTGGGATGTCTGTTAGCAGTGGCCAGTGGACCCAACTGTTGGACCGCCACCCTAGCTCTCCCTACAACACCCTGCCCTCCCACCACTCCCTCATCAAGCAGGAACCAGGTTGGGGGGGCAGTGACTCCATTGAGGATCCCCATTGTGGACTTGGGGCCTTCACTGTGCACTTCTCAGGCCAGTTCACAGGGTCAGGCCCCTGTCGTGTTGGGGCCTTTGGAGAACCAAGTGCAAGTCAATCCAGAGTGTTTCCCAATGGACCCTACCTGCCCAGCTGTGTGGACAGCCCCCCTTTACCAAGAAATCCCG gTTATGGAGCAGTAAGTATAGACAACAACCCAAGTTGTGGTCACACGCCATCTCACCCTACCCCTCAGCTCCCCAGTCTGTCCTTCAAACATGAGGACATGCTGTCACCAACAAGCAACATAG ttgaCCAACAGTACCCAGCTCCTCCTCCCGTGTTTGGCTGCCAGAATCCTTCAGAGTCGTGTCCAGGCAGCCAAGCCCTGCTGCTCAGAAACTACAACAG TGATGATGTCTACCAAATGGCGTCTCAGCTGGAGTGTGTAACATGGAATCAAATGAATACACTGGCATCTTCCATGAAAAG TGGCAGCCAAACAACCAGCTACGACAGTGAGCCCACAGTTCCAGTCCCACCTCCACCCATGCTTGTCAGTGCCCAgtaccacatacacacacacagtgttttcaGAGGACTGCAG GATGTCAGACGGGTACCGGGTATTACTCCTAACATTGCAAGGTCTTCAGAGACCAATGAGAAACAACCATTTATATGTGCTTATCCTGGCTGCAGCAAGAAATACTTTAAATTGTCACATCTGCAGATGCATGGACGGAAACACACAG GAGAGAAACCTTACCAGTGTGATTTTGAAGACTGTGGCCGTGGATTCTCTCGTTCAGACCAGTTAAAGAGGCACCAACGCAGGCACACAG GAGTGAAGCCTTTTCAATGCGAGACATGTGAGAGAAAGTTTTCACGGTCAGATCATCTTAAGACTCACACTCGGACTCATACAG GTGAAAAGCCCTTCATCTGCCGCTGGTCCAACTGTCAGAAGAAGTTTGCCCGCTCTGACGAGCTGGTGCGCCATCACAGCATGCACCAGAGGAACCTGACCAAGTTGCAGCCTGCCATCTGA
- the wt1b gene encoding WT1 transcription factor b isoform X1: MLTEPYGTMSMGSEVRDLTLLPPGPPVPSLPGTSGSCGMSVSSGQWTQLLDRHPSSPYNTLPSHHSLIKQEPGWGGSDSIEDPHCGLGAFTVHFSGQFTGSGPCRVGAFGEPSASQSRVFPNGPYLPSCVDSPPLPRNPGYGAVSIDNNPSCGHTPSHPTPQLPSLSFKHEDMLSPTSNIVDQQYPAPPPVFGCQNPSESCPGSQALLLRNYNSDDVYQMASQLECVTWNQMNTLASSMKSGSQTTSYDSEPTVPVPPPPMLVSAQYHIHTHSVFRGLQDVRRVPGITPNIARSSETNEKQPFICAYPGCSKKYFKLSHLQMHGRKHTGEKPYQCDFEDCGRGFSRSDQLKRHQRRHTGVKPFQCETCERKFSRSDHLKTHTRTHTGKTSEKPFICRWSNCQKKFARSDELVRHHSMHQRNLTKLQPAI, from the exons ATGCTCACTGAACCGTATGGAACCATGTCCATGGGGTCAGAAGTTCGAGATCTGACCCTCCTCCCTCCGGGGCCTCCTGTGCCATCATTACCAGGAACCAGTGGTAGCTGTGGGATGTCTGTTAGCAGTGGCCAGTGGACCCAACTGTTGGACCGCCACCCTAGCTCTCCCTACAACACCCTGCCCTCCCACCACTCCCTCATCAAGCAGGAACCAGGTTGGGGGGGCAGTGACTCCATTGAGGATCCCCATTGTGGACTTGGGGCCTTCACTGTGCACTTCTCAGGCCAGTTCACAGGGTCAGGCCCCTGTCGTGTTGGGGCCTTTGGAGAACCAAGTGCAAGTCAATCCAGAGTGTTTCCCAATGGACCCTACCTGCCCAGCTGTGTGGACAGCCCCCCTTTACCAAGAAATCCCG gTTATGGAGCAGTAAGTATAGACAACAACCCAAGTTGTGGTCACACGCCATCTCACCCTACCCCTCAGCTCCCCAGTCTGTCCTTCAAACATGAGGACATGCTGTCACCAACAAGCAACATAG ttgaCCAACAGTACCCAGCTCCTCCTCCCGTGTTTGGCTGCCAGAATCCTTCAGAGTCGTGTCCAGGCAGCCAAGCCCTGCTGCTCAGAAACTACAACAG TGATGATGTCTACCAAATGGCGTCTCAGCTGGAGTGTGTAACATGGAATCAAATGAATACACTGGCATCTTCCATGAAAAG TGGCAGCCAAACAACCAGCTACGACAGTGAGCCCACAGTTCCAGTCCCACCTCCACCCATGCTTGTCAGTGCCCAgtaccacatacacacacacagtgttttcaGAGGACTGCAG GATGTCAGACGGGTACCGGGTATTACTCCTAACATTGCAAGGTCTTCAGAGACCAATGAGAAACAACCATTTATATGTGCTTATCCTGGCTGCAGCAAGAAATACTTTAAATTGTCACATCTGCAGATGCATGGACGGAAACACACAG GAGAGAAACCTTACCAGTGTGATTTTGAAGACTGTGGCCGTGGATTCTCTCGTTCAGACCAGTTAAAGAGGCACCAACGCAGGCACACAG GAGTGAAGCCTTTTCAATGCGAGACATGTGAGAGAAAGTTTTCACGGTCAGATCATCTTAAGACTCACACTCGGACTCATACAGGTAAAACAA GTGAAAAGCCCTTCATCTGCCGCTGGTCCAACTGTCAGAAGAAGTTTGCCCGCTCTGACGAGCTGGTGCGCCATCACAGCATGCACCAGAGGAACCTGACCAAGTTGCAGCCTGCCATCTGA
- the wt1b gene encoding WT1 transcription factor b isoform X3, which produces MLTEPYGTMSMGSEVRDLTLLPPGPPVPSLPGTSGSCGMSVSSGQWTQLLDRHPSSPYNTLPSHHSLIKQEPGWGGSDSIEDPHCGLGAFTVHFSGQFTGSGPCRVGAFGEPSASQSRVFPNGPYLPSCVDSPPLPRNPGYGAVSIDNNPSCGHTPSHPTPQLPSLSFKHEDMLSPTSNIVDQQYPAPPPVFGCQNPSESCPGSQALLLRNYNSDDVYQMASQLECVTWNQMNTLASSMKSQTTSYDSEPTVPVPPPPMLVSAQYHIHTHSVFRGLQDVRRVPGITPNIARSSETNEKQPFICAYPGCSKKYFKLSHLQMHGRKHTGEKPYQCDFEDCGRGFSRSDQLKRHQRRHTGVKPFQCETCERKFSRSDHLKTHTRTHTGKTSEKPFICRWSNCQKKFARSDELVRHHSMHQRNLTKLQPAI; this is translated from the exons ATGCTCACTGAACCGTATGGAACCATGTCCATGGGGTCAGAAGTTCGAGATCTGACCCTCCTCCCTCCGGGGCCTCCTGTGCCATCATTACCAGGAACCAGTGGTAGCTGTGGGATGTCTGTTAGCAGTGGCCAGTGGACCCAACTGTTGGACCGCCACCCTAGCTCTCCCTACAACACCCTGCCCTCCCACCACTCCCTCATCAAGCAGGAACCAGGTTGGGGGGGCAGTGACTCCATTGAGGATCCCCATTGTGGACTTGGGGCCTTCACTGTGCACTTCTCAGGCCAGTTCACAGGGTCAGGCCCCTGTCGTGTTGGGGCCTTTGGAGAACCAAGTGCAAGTCAATCCAGAGTGTTTCCCAATGGACCCTACCTGCCCAGCTGTGTGGACAGCCCCCCTTTACCAAGAAATCCCG gTTATGGAGCAGTAAGTATAGACAACAACCCAAGTTGTGGTCACACGCCATCTCACCCTACCCCTCAGCTCCCCAGTCTGTCCTTCAAACATGAGGACATGCTGTCACCAACAAGCAACATAG ttgaCCAACAGTACCCAGCTCCTCCTCCCGTGTTTGGCTGCCAGAATCCTTCAGAGTCGTGTCCAGGCAGCCAAGCCCTGCTGCTCAGAAACTACAACAG TGATGATGTCTACCAAATGGCGTCTCAGCTGGAGTGTGTAACATGGAATCAAATGAATACACTGGCATCTTCCATGAAAAG CCAAACAACCAGCTACGACAGTGAGCCCACAGTTCCAGTCCCACCTCCACCCATGCTTGTCAGTGCCCAgtaccacatacacacacacagtgttttcaGAGGACTGCAG GATGTCAGACGGGTACCGGGTATTACTCCTAACATTGCAAGGTCTTCAGAGACCAATGAGAAACAACCATTTATATGTGCTTATCCTGGCTGCAGCAAGAAATACTTTAAATTGTCACATCTGCAGATGCATGGACGGAAACACACAG GAGAGAAACCTTACCAGTGTGATTTTGAAGACTGTGGCCGTGGATTCTCTCGTTCAGACCAGTTAAAGAGGCACCAACGCAGGCACACAG GAGTGAAGCCTTTTCAATGCGAGACATGTGAGAGAAAGTTTTCACGGTCAGATCATCTTAAGACTCACACTCGGACTCATACAGGTAAAACAA GTGAAAAGCCCTTCATCTGCCGCTGGTCCAACTGTCAGAAGAAGTTTGCCCGCTCTGACGAGCTGGTGCGCCATCACAGCATGCACCAGAGGAACCTGACCAAGTTGCAGCCTGCCATCTGA